The Danio rerio strain Tuebingen ecotype United States chromosome 20, GRCz12tu, whole genome shotgun sequence genome contains the following window.
TCCTCTGGCCTTGACACACCTGGTGGGCTTCCTCGAGAAGCATGGTGAGTGCTGGCTTGGCATTTGACAGTGTTTCCAAGTGTTTGTCACGTATGCTGAGACTGTATTTGTAAAATATGTGTTTAGGCCTCAGTACCAGAGGCCTGTTCAGGGTTGGTGGTACAGTATTGCGCCAGTATGAACTGAGGAAATGTTTTGATCGTGGAGGCTTCCCAAAGATGAACATCGAGGATGTTCATTCCTCAGCCTACGTCTTGAAACATTTCCTCAGGACTCTTCCAGGTGGTCTCATTCCAGAGCCATTCATGGTTAAACTGCTGGAAGTGTTCAGGAGTAAGTAAAGGTTTTGTGGGCTTGCTCCACATCAAAATAGACTTATCAAATTGTTCAACTCTGGAAATATTTTATCTTGCAGTGTTCAGACTTAGCAAACGTCACAAGGCAGTGAAGAAAATACTGGATACCATTCCAGAGGAAAATTACAACATCCTCTGCTTTCTAACGTTCTTCCTGTCCAGAGTGGCTGCCAAGAGTCATGCCAACCGCATGACCACCACCAACCTGTCCATAGAATTTGGGCCGATCCTCTTTCAGTAAGTGTTTGTATATCTGTATTCAGCTGATGGTGTTTGTACATTATGACATcacttaaagtctgtgtgaaatggAGCTGTCAGTCACAATAGACAGATGGGTGTCTggtacatttattaatgtaacaTGTttttgctatgtgtgtgtgtgtgtgtgtttgtgtgtgtgtgtgtgtgtgtgtgtagtgttccTCAAGGCCCCACAAAGCTTGAGGACGAGGAGATGTGTATCAGTTTCACGGAGTACATGCTGGACAACCTCAGACATCTACTGCCCAATATGTACCCTCAAGCATCTGCCACAAACACAGCAGTGAGTTTATTTCAAATGAGACCATCTGTGTGTGTGACGGGTTTTTGAATTGAATCAGAATGGTGTTAAACTGATGAAAACGATGATAGATGATTATTTTGATTTATGTGTGAGAGATTGAAAAAATGGTCTTTGTGTGTTTGAGGAGGGGGACAGTGTGTCTGAGGCGGGAGGGGACTTCACTCCTGAAAAGTGTGTCCAGCAGGTGCTTCTCACAGAGACCAGGTACAGattctgaacacaaacacacaccacagactGATACTGCTCACATACCTCATATATACCCCAATAAATGTATACACATGGGTTTATATTGATGTATTGTGGAATGCTAGTCACCCATATTCATGCTTGTCATGTGTTTGTTCTTTTTAAAGCTCAAAGCCACCAAAAACTGGGCGACTTGGGCGTCTGAGAAGACGATTTTTCCATTTTTGGCAAAAATTTGGCTCCTGCTATGCCAAAGTGGAACCCTCTGCGGCTGGTGATGTTTAATGCAAGTCTCCACAGCCAGTGAGAGACTGAGGGATGGTGAGGGTCACCAGTAAATAATAGGGTCGGTGAGGGTCACCGGAAGGCACAGATGTTGGTGAGGGTCACCAATGAACCAAATGAATCAGAAGCTGATTGTGAATTTGAAGCTGACTGAAATAAAGCTTGTCATCTTCAGTCAGTCagtgtctctctctttctttatgtCTGCATACTCTTACTGTATACTTATGTTTTTTGTACTCAAATGCTCATATCCttaaattaatttacaacattATAAAGATGGGTATTACAAAACTGTTCACATAAGAACACCCTAAACCGGATAAATTAACAGCAACTAACTGCATTGATATCTTTAGTGtgcaaaattaaatgtaaatgtaaaatattttatctttAAGTATTTAGgtttaataaacttttaatattttgattataattaatattttgtcttaaattattattaacgtAGATATTTCTAGATATTtcagttaataataatttaatttctgcAGCCTCCTTTCACATGGCATTGGGTTTTACACAAAGATTCACTGTAGCACTattaacaacatttatcagtctgttattaaattatacatatattattttaaagacGATAAAAATCATGTCAATCAGTGGGTAACATGAGTAACATTGTCAAGTAACACTGTCACAGATATTCATTGTGCAGAAAAACCAAGTCATTTACTAATAATTTAGTCTCTTGTTTAGTGGGTGTGTTAAAATGTCAAACCAATCGGCAGCTATGTGTATATAAAACACATGCTACAAAGATAATAACACTTGTTTTGGATGCAAGTAGATTATCCTTCACCTGAAATGTTTATCATTTCATCCTTAAGTGCAAACCTAATATTGGATCACAATAATGAATAATTCCAATAATTCAGAATATTTCCAATGGAAATATTGGCCTTTACTCAGTGGGAAATTCTTGTTTATTCTCGATGGTAAAGACGTTGACTGTAACATCAAGCATATTTTGCAGTTTTATAGATCTTGTAAAATCAAAAGAAAGTTTTTAGACGTTTTTATCAATATGTtagttatgtttttatttaattactttttatttagaagagaaaaaatgacagaaaaatagaaacaaaaacaAGGAACAAAACAGTTGTCTTGTGGGTTACAAAATAAAGTCATATTACATTTGAAGTACATTATCACAAATTGTTTACAACGACATACTCAGAACAATTTTGCCAGTATTTGTTgcactttttttaatcaaatcttaATGTAGGTTAAAAGTCAGTCTCTCCATACAGTAGTATCTCCATACTCCTTTACAATTCCTATCCATTGAGCCCTTGTTGGAGGAACAGACTAAAACCATTTTCGAGTTATGCTGTTTCTGCTACTtaccaaaaagatttaaatgaagTATTTGTCAGTAGTTTGAATAATTTCTGGTATTTTTTCCAagatataatgtaataaataaatagtaaaatagtaaaataaatagtaaatagtgtgctccaaaacaatgacaaaattttcATTAAGAAGATATAAACTTCCATGGTTACAGTTTGTCGCTTCTACCTAACCGAATCAAAACAAAATTTGACATCACCTCATATTTCAATTTTTCATCTTTCAATCTTATGACTAAACACATtttctctagtatctgacatggcCCACTCCTTCAAGACTCTATTGTTATAGACCAGGGGTGtaactcagtcctgaagggccagtgtcctgcatagtttagctccaacttccttcaacacgtctccctggaagtttctagtatacctagagagagcttgattagctggttcaagtgtgtttaattggggtcggaactaaaatctgcaggataccGCCCCTTCAGGACCAAGTTCGGACACCTCTGCTATAGACCATTCATCTCATTATCCCATGAAAGTTTTCAGCTTTTCATAACTGTAACTATAACAAGAGACAATTCAATTATAActagctatcataacattatttatcagtaTGTGGTTCTTTTTGAATTGTCGAAAGCTGtagaaatgaaaaatgtacaACAGCAAATATGCTGGGACCATTGTTTCTATTTACATCCCTTGGTGGTGTATATgggcttgagctcaaccactctcactggcagagttgTGGTAAAATGAAATGCCTTTAGCTGTAAGCTACTGTCTTTATGTTTAAGTTGAAATTCCATGACAGTTTGAACAAGAATTCATGTTTCAGAAAATATTTATAGCAATTCCATCCAGCGCTAATCATTCTTCAAGAAATGAAGATTGAATGGACCATTGCCATTTTAAATTTTGCATCTAAAAAACACAAGATGCACCCCTCAGAATGGGTTTTCAAAAATCACCTCTTCTGCCAGGTTTCATCCTAATGCGTACCCAACCTCaagagttcttctgattggtccactgctttggaactgacattAATGAGTGATGCTGCATGTAAAAGTTGAAATTATTTTGTCTTCACATGCCATTTTAAAAACGCAGTGATCATGTGCGAGCTGCGCAAAAGATGCAAGACGTGAGTTTAACAGACATAGAAAATCATTGGAAAAGTAGTGTAttatgttcacgtgggtttcctccgggcgctccggttttccccacaagtccaaaaccgtgctacaggtgaattgggtaagctatattgtcagtagtgtgtgtgtatgaatgtttcccagttgatgggttgccgctggaagggcattcgctgcgtaaaacatatgctggataagttggcggctcatttcgcagtggcgaccccagattaataaagggactaagccaaaaagaaaatgaatgaatgatgaagtAGTGTATTAGAATAGAAAAAAATGACCTCTGATgtaatacatacattttaaggAACTTTAAACAGCTAAACTGTGCAAATTGAAGTAACACAAATGTCTACATTGTTATTATCTGATGCTTTCTTATTTGCTGCTATCTCACCGCCATCATTTTTGGTCTGTTCATTTTACTATCAGCAAACGCATGAGTAAAGTATGGCAGTTTTCATCTTGAGCTGgactgtctctttaaaaatgaatgtacatatttaaacaaaaacatgtgCTTGGCTTTTTCTTGACGGATGAACTGAAATTACTCTCTGCGGTAACTGACAGCACGCCACAGATGCTGCTCGTAGACATTAAGTGGAAAATAATGGATGATAATGTCTTATGACACTCATTAGACAAAATGACGGCACTGATGGTTGTGATGAATAAGTGATTAATACAGTCCCTTTAGGTTTCACAGCAAATGCAACATCTCATGCTGTTTGCACCCTTTCTGTCTCAGGCTGTTTGGAGCTGCTCTTGGCCTGTGGATCGTGCAGGAGGATTTTGCTGTGAGCCACGAGCCAGCTGTGTCCTGGAGGTGGAGGGTATGGAGAGGCTGGGTGATTTATCCAATGTGACTGTTCTCCTGTGCGCTGTGAGCTGGCGGATCGCTCATCTGTCTCTGCTGACTGCAGTCACTCCATTGGGCTCAGGTGAGAGCAAACTTGACCTCATTGATCTTCACTGTGTTCGTTCAGGCCAGGCCAAATCAAGCATATACACTTCAAAATAAACCTTGGGGTGTTGAAGCACGTTCATTTTTTTCTAAGTAAATATGCATTAtagggatttttttttgtatgggcACTGcatgttttatgtatatatatatatatatatatatatatatatatatatatatatatatatatatatatatatatatttgacc
Protein-coding sequences here:
- the LOC110439055 gene encoding uncharacterized protein isoform X2 → MGVLSLCEEAPSKVFGVPLSHLRKTGQMRQGLPLALTHLVGFLEKHVFRLSKRHKAVKKILDTIPEENYNILCFLTFFLSRVAAKSHANRMTTTNLSIEFGPILFHVPQGPTKLEDEEMCISFTEYMLDNLRHLLPNMYPQASATNTAEGDSVSEAGGDFTPEKCVQQVLLTETSSKPPKTGRLGRLRRRFFHFWQKFGSCYAKVEPSAAGDV
- the LOC110439055 gene encoding rho GTPase-activating protein 1-like isoform X1: MGVLSLCEEAPSKVFGVPLSHLRKTGQMRQGLPLALTHLVGFLEKHGLSTRGLFRVGGTVLRQYELRKCFDRGGFPKMNIEDVHSSAYVLKHFLRTLPGGLIPEPFMVKLLEVFRMFRLSKRHKAVKKILDTIPEENYNILCFLTFFLSRVAAKSHANRMTTTNLSIEFGPILFHVPQGPTKLEDEEMCISFTEYMLDNLRHLLPNMYPQASATNTAEGDSVSEAGGDFTPEKCVQQVLLTETSSKPPKTGRLGRLRRRFFHFWQKFGSCYAKVEPSAAGDV